From Osmerus eperlanus unplaced genomic scaffold, fOsmEpe2.1 SCAFFOLD_91, whole genome shotgun sequence, one genomic window encodes:
- the tmem179ba gene encoding transmembrane protein 179B, giving the protein MVMSLPWLLLVELGLYATCFVCGIVTAASLTITQGNLGGLCVLYGSVSYNASSGWLAPQSSSPASLCYFLSSVSVLAAIVCFSLSLYWLYTCCLEEHLHRERVWMSVTLGVCVLFLFFLLVSGCVLKIGRDTLCDSVTHTVPNITSCEEAQTRTWTSPNNGAQFYTSLLKAETAVWVNFFSWVVIGVLLLLQRGRGSKFTLLGEGPDVSASETEPFLHRPARP; this is encoded by the exons ATGGTGATGTCGTTACCCTGGCTGCTGCTGGTGGAGCTCGGACTGTATGCGACCTGCTTCGTTTGCGGGATCGTAACGGCGGCCTCGCTGACCATAACACAg gggaACCtcgggggtctgtgtgtgctctACGGCTCGGTGAGCTACAACGCCTCGTCTGGTTGGCTGGCGCCCCAGTCCTCAAGCCCCGCCTCCCTCTGCTACTTCCTGTCGTCTGTGTCCGTCCTGGCTGCCATCGTGTgcttctccctctcgctctacTGGCTCTACACCTGCTGCCTGGAGGAACACCTGcacag AGAGCGTGTGTGGATGAGCGTGacattaggagtgtgtgtgttgttcctcttcttcctgctggtgtctgggtgtgtgctcAAGATCGGGAGAGACACACTCTGtgattctgtcacacacactgtccctaacatcaccag ctgtgaagAGGCCCAGACCAGAACATGGACGAGTCCCAACAACGGAGCCCAGTTCTACACCAGCCTGCTCAAGGCAGAG acggCTGTCTGGGTGAACTTCTTCTCCTGGGTCGTCATCGGGGTGCTGCTGCTCCTACAGAGAGGTCGGGGGTCAAAGTTCaccctgctgggggaggggcctgacGTCTCCGCCTCCGAGACTGAGCCCTTCCTGCACCGCCCCGCACGGCcgtag